A DNA window from Flavisolibacter ginsenosidimutans contains the following coding sequences:
- a CDS encoding S9 family peptidase, with amino-acid sequence MKKIVFSLSLLLFSTIVFAQKNLTPLTVEKIMRDPKWMGTSPSNPYWSADGRYLFFSWNPDKAESDSLYYITLSDRTPKKATVQMQQNIPSFNSIVYNTAKTAYTYTKDGDLFYVDAQKREHRVTQTVEAENSPQFIERDAKIAFTRAQNIYAFDIASGLTAQLTNFVRGTAQKEAPLNAQEKWLSQDALRMSQVLRERKARRDSAEAIAKRSKPRELRSIYTEDKNVFGSVVSPDGRFVAYRLFKPANAKNTIVPNYVTETGFTTDINGRSKVGAPQSATELYIFDREKDTVLLVKADGIPGLYDLPDYVKDYPSKDTGRKKPMPRSVNFRGPVWNDEGTKAVVDVRSADNKDRWIMLLDPATGTLKNIDRQRDEAWVAGPGIFSSPIWTDENNILFQSEADGYSHIYKVDINTGTKTQLTKGAYEISNLQLSKDRKIIYYTANDLHPGDYRVYRISVNGGTVERLTSQAGISRFTLSPDEKTMAVLYSYSNKPWELYLQETKATAKLQQITNLAMSEELKSYPWRDPEIVTFTARDGATVYARLYKPSTQAATKPAVIFVHGAGYLQNVHKGWSTYFREYMFNNLLADGGYTVLDIDYRGSEGYGRNWRTGIYRHMGGKDLDDQVDGANYLVKTHNVDPKRIGIYGGSYGGFMTLMAMFTQPGVFAAGAGLRSVTDWAHYNHGYTSNILNEPYNDSLAYKRSSPIYYAEGLKGHLLMCHGMVDQNVHFQDIVRITQRLIELGKNNWELAVYPVEDHGFVDPSSWTDEYKRVLKLFEEVLK; translated from the coding sequence ATGAAAAAGATTGTCTTTTCCCTGTCGCTGCTTTTGTTTTCCACAATTGTTTTTGCGCAAAAAAACCTGACGCCTCTCACGGTTGAAAAAATCATGCGTGATCCCAAATGGATGGGCACTTCGCCATCCAATCCTTATTGGAGCGCTGACGGACGCTACTTGTTTTTTTCCTGGAACCCCGACAAGGCCGAAAGCGATTCGCTTTATTACATCACACTAAGCGACAGAACACCGAAGAAAGCAACGGTGCAAATGCAGCAAAACATTCCTTCGTTTAACAGCATCGTGTACAACACGGCGAAAACGGCTTATACTTATACCAAAGACGGCGATCTTTTTTACGTGGACGCCCAGAAGCGTGAACACCGCGTTACGCAAACAGTGGAAGCCGAAAACTCGCCGCAGTTTATTGAACGCGATGCGAAGATTGCTTTTACCCGTGCGCAAAACATTTATGCTTTTGACATCGCCTCAGGACTCACGGCGCAGCTTACCAATTTTGTACGCGGCACGGCACAAAAAGAAGCGCCGCTGAACGCACAGGAAAAATGGTTGAGCCAGGATGCCTTGCGCATGTCGCAAGTATTGCGTGAAAGAAAGGCAAGAAGAGATTCAGCAGAAGCCATTGCCAAACGCAGCAAGCCTAGAGAATTGCGCAGCATTTATACCGAAGACAAGAACGTATTTGGCAGCGTTGTTTCTCCCGACGGACGTTTTGTTGCGTATCGTTTGTTCAAACCCGCCAACGCGAAGAACACCATCGTGCCGAACTACGTTACCGAAACGGGATTTACAACCGACATTAACGGAAGAAGTAAAGTAGGTGCGCCGCAAAGCGCAACTGAACTATACATTTTCGACAGAGAAAAAGACACCGTGCTTTTGGTAAAGGCCGACGGCATCCCGGGACTTTATGATTTACCCGATTACGTAAAAGATTATCCGTCGAAAGACACAGGAAGAAAAAAACCAATGCCGAGAAGTGTGAATTTTCGCGGGCCGGTTTGGAACGACGAGGGAACAAAAGCCGTTGTTGATGTTCGCTCCGCCGATAACAAAGATCGCTGGATCATGTTGCTCGATCCGGCAACGGGCACGTTGAAAAATATTGACCGTCAACGCGACGAAGCCTGGGTAGCCGGTCCCGGAATTTTTTCTTCACCCATTTGGACAGACGAGAACAATATTCTTTTTCAAAGTGAAGCCGATGGCTACTCGCACATTTACAAGGTGGATATAAATACAGGAACGAAAACGCAACTCACGAAGGGTGCTTATGAAATCAGCAACCTGCAATTATCGAAAGACAGGAAAATAATTTACTACACGGCCAACGACTTGCATCCCGGTGATTACCGCGTTTACCGCATAAGCGTAAACGGCGGTACAGTGGAACGTCTTACGTCGCAGGCGGGCATCAGCCGCTTTACGCTTTCGCCCGATGAGAAAACAATGGCGGTTTTGTATTCCTATTCCAACAAGCCGTGGGAGTTGTATTTGCAGGAAACAAAAGCAACCGCAAAACTTCAGCAGATAACGAACCTCGCAATGTCAGAGGAGCTCAAATCCTATCCGTGGCGTGACCCGGAAATTGTAACGTTTACCGCACGTGACGGCGCAACGGTCTATGCACGGTTGTACAAACCTTCAACACAGGCCGCAACAAAACCCGCAGTAATATTTGTGCACGGCGCTGGCTATTTGCAAAACGTGCACAAGGGCTGGAGCACTTATTTCCGCGAATACATGTTCAACAATTTGTTGGCCGATGGCGGCTATACGGTGTTGGACATTGATTACCGCGGCAGCGAAGGCTACGGCCGCAATTGGCGCACGGGCATTTACCGGCACATGGGCGGAAAAGATTTGGACGACCAGGTTGACGGTGCAAACTATTTGGTGAAGACTCACAACGTTGATCCAAAACGCATCGGCATTTACGGCGGCTCGTACGGCGGCTTTATGACCTTAATGGCCATGTTTACGCAGCCCGGTGTTTTTGCCGCCGGTGCGGGCCTGCGCAGCGTTACCGATTGGGCGCATTACAACCACGGCTACACGTCAAACATTTTGAACGAGCCTTACAACGACAGCCTTGCTTACAAACGCAGTTCACCCATTTATTATGCCGAGGGCTTGAAAGGCCACTTGCTCATGTGCCACGGCATGGTAGATCAAAACGTACATTTCCAGGACATCGTTCGTATTACGCAACGACTGATTGAATTGGGAAAGAACAACTGGGAACTGGCGGTTTATCCCGTGGAAGATCACGGCTTTGTTGATCCAAGCAGTTGGACCGATGAATACAAACGGGTATTGAAGTTGTTTGAGGAGGTGCTGAAGTAA
- a CDS encoding response regulator transcription factor, whose protein sequence is MKKTKVLYVEDETFLAKIVSETLESRGYEVVLEEDGGKAFQRFSEIKPDVCVLDIMLPNKDGFTIADEIRDKDTDVPIIFLSAKSQTADVVSGFKTGANDYIRKPFSMEELIVRIENVLRHKIVATGEQDEVNIGAYTFNMKRQTLNHPDEGRKLSYRESELLKLLYENRDKIVERSEILTLLWGSDSFFNSRTLDVYITKLRGYLKHDPAIEIITIKGIGYRFVMG, encoded by the coding sequence ATGAAGAAAACAAAAGTCTTGTACGTGGAAGACGAAACCTTTCTTGCCAAGATCGTCAGCGAAACACTGGAAAGCCGCGGGTACGAAGTAGTGCTGGAAGAAGACGGCGGCAAGGCTTTTCAAAGGTTCTCCGAAATCAAACCTGATGTCTGCGTACTCGACATCATGCTGCCCAACAAAGACGGCTTTACCATTGCCGATGAAATACGCGACAAAGACACCGACGTGCCGATTATTTTTCTGAGTGCCAAATCGCAAACAGCCGATGTGGTAAGCGGCTTTAAAACCGGCGCCAACGATTACATCCGCAAGCCTTTTAGCATGGAAGAACTGATTGTGCGCATCGAAAATGTGCTGCGACACAAGATTGTTGCAACCGGAGAGCAGGACGAAGTGAACATCGGCGCTTACACCTTCAACATGAAGCGGCAAACGCTCAATCATCCCGACGAAGGCCGTAAGCTTTCTTATCGCGAAAGCGAATTATTAAAACTGCTTTACGAGAACCGTGACAAAATTGTTGAGCGCAGCGAAATCCTCACGCTTCTCTGGGGCAGCGATTCGTTCTTCAACAGCCGCACGCTGGACGTGTACATCACCAAGCTTCGCGGCTATTTAAAACACGATCCCGCCATTGAAATCATCACCATCAAAGGCATCGGCTACCGTTTTGTAATGGGTTAG
- a CDS encoding sensor histidine kinase yields the protein MRTMMNKRWLPALMVLTILAIAGFQVYWLSKTYEREERTLDRSTNMQFRETLLGLQAAKLKLDKLASDSDNAKFIFENELSAKPRHLHVFPKEKMISMMNVIMQRTSDSTNRRVMIRTHGDSLQVFNRVMSPRQNRILQFLSDVDSLQDSIRVKEVEAAYRKRLTEQKIDVPFRVSRVETKDSSDKPVFNEVTLGFAHPITYRLSLENTSPYLLKRISSAILFSVFLVGFTILSFLLLYRNLLRQRKLADIKNEFISNITHELKTPIATVSVALEALRSFGASMNPQKTKEYLDISANELQRLSLLVDKVLKLSMFEKKEIELKYEPVNLRQLVDEVAASMRLQFEKRKAVVNIHSEGETTLEGDRLHLQSVLFNLLDNALKYSTDKPVIDVNVNDAGDALQLTVADNGVGIPPEYRQRIFEKFFRVPHGDVHNAKGYGLGLSYAAHVVEQHKGSIAVETNEGGGSRFVIVLPKSEAAFSFRSFKREGSLQG from the coding sequence ATGCGCACAATGATGAACAAACGGTGGTTGCCTGCCTTGATGGTGCTGACCATTTTGGCCATTGCCGGCTTCCAGGTTTACTGGCTCAGCAAAACCTACGAGCGGGAAGAACGTACGCTGGACCGCAGCACCAACATGCAGTTTCGGGAAACGCTGCTGGGTTTGCAAGCCGCCAAACTCAAGCTCGACAAGCTTGCCTCCGACTCGGACAACGCCAAATTCATTTTTGAAAACGAACTGAGTGCAAAGCCGCGCCACCTGCATGTTTTCCCCAAAGAAAAAATGATCAGCATGATGAACGTCATCATGCAACGAACCAGCGACAGTACAAACCGCCGCGTAATGATTCGCACACACGGCGACAGCCTGCAGGTGTTCAACCGGGTTATGTCGCCGCGCCAAAACCGCATCCTGCAATTCTTGTCGGATGTGGATTCGCTGCAAGATTCCATCCGTGTAAAAGAAGTAGAAGCCGCCTACCGCAAACGGCTGACCGAACAAAAGATAGACGTGCCGTTCCGCGTAAGCCGCGTAGAAACAAAAGACAGTTCCGACAAACCCGTTTTCAACGAAGTAACACTTGGCTTTGCGCACCCGATCACGTACCGTCTCAGTTTAGAAAACACATCGCCTTATTTACTCAAACGCATTTCGTCGGCCATCTTGTTTTCGGTGTTTTTGGTAGGCTTTACCATTTTGTCTTTCCTGCTTTTGTACCGCAATCTTTTGCGTCAACGCAAGCTAGCCGATATCAAAAACGAATTCATCTCCAACATCACCCACGAATTAAAAACGCCCATTGCTACGGTTAGCGTGGCGCTTGAGGCCCTGCGCAGTTTCGGCGCTTCAATGAATCCGCAAAAAACAAAAGAGTACCTCGATATTTCGGCCAACGAATTGCAACGGCTTTCGCTGCTGGTGGACAAAGTTCTGAAGCTTTCGATGTTTGAAAAGAAAGAGATTGAATTAAAATACGAACCCGTAAACCTGCGGCAATTGGTGGATGAAGTGGCGGCTTCCATGCGGCTGCAATTTGAAAAACGCAAGGCCGTCGTCAACATTCATTCGGAAGGCGAAACAACGCTGGAAGGTGACCGCTTGCACCTGCAAAGCGTGTTGTTTAACCTGCTCGACAACGCCCTGAAATATTCAACCGACAAGCCGGTAATTGATGTGAACGTGAACGATGCCGGCGATGCTTTGCAATTGACGGTGGCCGATAACGGCGTGGGCATTCCGCCGGAATACCGCCAACGCATTTTCGAAAAATTCTTTCGCGTGCCTCACGGCGATGTACACAATGCGAAAGGCTACGGTCTTGGTTTGAGCTACGCGGCGCATGTGGTGGAACAGCACAAAGGCTCCATTGCGGTAGAAACGAACGAGGGCGGCGGCAGCCGGTTTGTGATTGTATTACCGAAAAGCGAAGCGGCGTTTTCCTTTCGTTCTTTCAAGCGGGAAGGAAGCCTTCAGGGGTGA
- a CDS encoding M1 family aminopeptidase, which produces MKRILLLSFFSLSATLGFTQRDKQPGVSPVYRATAERINDLVHTKLDAKFDYQKQQLNGKTWITLKPHFYPTDSLRLDAKGMDIHEVAVVKGVKNNSLKYDYDGLFLNVHLDKTYRNTEPYTIYISYTAKPNEFKAKGSAAITDAKGLYFINPLGEDKEKPTQIWTQGETEATSVWIPTIDKPNQKTTDEFYLTVPAKYVSLSNGKLVSQKTNSDGTRTDYWKMDQPHSPYLFFIGIGDYAVIKDSYKGKEVSYYVEKEYAPVARRIFGNTPEMIALFSKLTGVDYPWVKYSQIVGRDYVSGAMENTTATLHGEGAQQDARELSERNRWEDVIAHELFHQWFGDYVTTESWSNITLNESFATLGSQLWNEFHYGKDAGNEERYNSAKGYLGSHSENKNLVRFYYNDKEDVFDAVSYNKGGAILQMLRKFVGDSAFFKSLNLYLNTYKYKNAEAQQLRLAFEDVTGKDLNWFFNQWYYGSGNPKLNITYGYDAASKQATVIVEQQQEGDKIFTLPASVDVWTGNTPTRYNVWVKAKVDTFYFPASSKPSFVNFDADKILLADKTENKSLDDYAFQYNHAGNYVDRREAIDAATKKQAEVGGVQIMLAAVKDNYAPLRAYAISNLDMSLAQVKNAAEAPLAEAAKDANRRVKAAAIGKLGQYKFAKYAPLFKAAVNDSSYSVAGAALEALNKVDTTAAFDAAKQLVKGKVKGRLETATKNIMSARDKGAALKLLSDYEAMPFGQKKFQALSGVFELISATPDTEIFKKGVDAILGLETALPENIRGQVMPQIYTALREVQKEKTENGLTEQVNYLNSKLPKDNKSGF; this is translated from the coding sequence ATGAAACGCATTCTCCTGCTATCTTTTTTTTCTCTTTCTGCAACGCTTGGTTTTACGCAGCGCGACAAACAGCCCGGTGTTTCGCCGGTTTACCGCGCTACGGCCGAACGCATAAACGATCTTGTTCACACAAAACTTGACGCAAAATTCGATTACCAGAAGCAACAGCTTAACGGCAAAACCTGGATTACCCTGAAGCCGCATTTTTATCCCACTGATTCGCTTCGCCTTGATGCAAAAGGCATGGACATTCATGAAGTAGCGGTGGTAAAAGGAGTGAAGAACAATTCACTGAAATACGATTATGACGGTTTGTTTTTGAACGTTCATCTTGACAAGACCTACCGCAACACCGAGCCTTACACAATCTACATTTCCTATACCGCTAAGCCAAACGAGTTTAAGGCAAAAGGCAGTGCCGCCATCACCGATGCAAAAGGCTTGTACTTTATAAATCCTTTGGGCGAAGACAAAGAAAAGCCCACACAGATATGGACGCAAGGCGAAACGGAAGCCACGTCGGTTTGGATACCGACGATTGACAAGCCGAACCAAAAAACAACGGATGAATTTTACCTGACCGTTCCGGCCAAATACGTTTCATTGAGTAACGGCAAATTGGTTTCGCAAAAGACAAACAGCGACGGAACCCGCACCGATTACTGGAAGATGGACCAGCCGCATTCGCCTTATCTTTTCTTTATCGGCATCGGCGATTATGCCGTAATAAAAGACAGTTACAAAGGCAAGGAAGTAAGCTATTACGTTGAGAAGGAATACGCACCGGTGGCCCGCCGCATCTTTGGCAACACACCGGAGATGATTGCGCTGTTTTCCAAACTTACAGGGGTTGATTATCCCTGGGTAAAGTATTCGCAAATTGTGGGACGTGATTACGTGAGCGGCGCCATGGAAAACACAACGGCTACGCTTCACGGCGAAGGGGCTCAACAAGATGCAAGGGAACTATCGGAACGCAACCGCTGGGAAGATGTGATTGCCCATGAACTGTTTCACCAGTGGTTTGGCGATTACGTGACCACCGAAAGCTGGAGCAATATTACATTGAATGAATCTTTTGCCACACTGGGCTCGCAACTTTGGAACGAGTTCCATTACGGTAAAGATGCCGGCAATGAAGAACGCTATAATTCAGCCAAAGGCTACTTGGGCAGCCACAGCGAAAACAAAAACCTCGTTCGGTTTTATTACAACGACAAAGAAGACGTGTTTGATGCGGTGAGCTATAACAAGGGCGGCGCCATTTTGCAAATGCTGCGCAAGTTTGTTGGCGACAGCGCCTTCTTTAAATCGCTCAACCTTTACCTCAATACGTACAAGTATAAAAACGCCGAGGCACAACAACTGCGACTTGCCTTTGAAGACGTAACCGGCAAAGACCTCAACTGGTTTTTTAACCAATGGTATTACGGCAGCGGCAACCCCAAGTTGAACATTACTTACGGTTATGATGCAGCAAGCAAGCAGGCAACGGTAATTGTAGAGCAACAGCAGGAAGGCGATAAAATCTTCACCTTGCCGGCAAGCGTTGACGTGTGGACGGGCAACACGCCAACACGCTACAACGTTTGGGTAAAGGCCAAGGTGGACACGTTTTATTTTCCCGCTTCTTCAAAACCTTCGTTCGTAAATTTTGATGCGGATAAAATTTTACTGGCCGACAAAACGGAGAACAAATCGCTGGACGATTATGCTTTCCAGTACAACCATGCCGGCAATTACGTTGACCGCCGCGAAGCCATTGATGCGGCTACAAAAAAACAAGCCGAAGTAGGCGGTGTGCAAATCATGCTGGCGGCGGTAAAAGACAACTACGCACCCTTGCGGGCTTACGCCATCAGCAATCTTGACATGAGCCTGGCGCAAGTAAAGAACGCGGCAGAGGCGCCACTGGCCGAAGCCGCAAAAGATGCGAACCGGAGAGTAAAAGCAGCCGCCATCGGCAAGCTGGGTCAATACAAGTTTGCCAAATATGCGCCGCTTTTTAAAGCTGCCGTAAACGATTCGTCTTATTCCGTTGCCGGCGCTGCGCTGGAAGCGCTGAACAAGGTGGACACAACTGCGGCCTTTGACGCGGCCAAGCAACTGGTGAAAGGAAAAGTAAAAGGCCGGCTTGAAACGGCGACAAAAAACATTATGAGCGCAAGGGACAAAGGCGCTGCCCTGAAACTGCTCTCTGATTACGAAGCCATGCCTTTTGGACAGAAAAAGTTTCAGGCGCTCAGCGGTGTTTTTGAATTGATAAGCGCTACGCCGGACACCGAAATTTTTAAAAAAGGCGTAGATGCTATTCTGGGATTGGAAACCGCCCTTCCGGAAAACATTCGCGGGCAGGTGATGCCGCAGATCTATACGGCCCTTCGTGAAGTACAAAAGGAAAAAACCGAAAACGGATTAACCGAGCAAGTGAATTACCTAAACAGCAAATTGCCGAAAGACAACAAGAGCGGTTTCTAG
- a CDS encoding ligand-binding sensor domain-containing protein: protein MNSTAKALLLSLSLFSKAKAQNVFPQKVEGCNTSQFCLDCGEVQATYDADAFKDISNKINAKYNFKNGKGSVAFQVLVDSFGKGCVISHTDAMNSQISKDLIVLLNGCKWLPAKDANKATSSSINVVFEVSNGQLAGYIQRVDTKAMSENMSNPGTPEIFNKHYKYKNVSLPLYEITVLQKESSSLPNNMSIHSVVDKNDIVWYGTYNGIVRFDGNKIIRLDKSNSPFEKEESISAIAVDNENNKWISSNNSIYKFNNGNWTKVDSTKTGSGWTRNIVAVENGEVLFCTNKGLVIYHNDQWSLLNQKRVKQLPSNEILYAYKDKKQRLWVGTYKGSIMIDVNNRITEFNQSKTPLNQICISKAVEDSDGNIYFGLYDYERSPVRDRPRAGIAVFRKDGTWIHYNDTNSGLPANTINSVLFDKFENVLWIGTNDAGLVRFDLKDMWENYHNLNSKVPSSYTFDLSQDSKGNIYASTFNGMMRLRKK from the coding sequence ATGAACAGCACTGCCAAAGCCCTACTGCTTTCCCTTTCCCTTTTTTCAAAAGCCAAAGCACAAAATGTTTTTCCACAGAAAGTCGAAGGCTGTAACACTTCTCAATTCTGTTTGGATTGTGGAGAGGTACAGGCAACCTACGATGCCGATGCATTCAAGGATATATCCAACAAAATAAATGCGAAGTACAATTTTAAAAACGGCAAGGGTAGCGTTGCGTTTCAGGTCTTAGTTGATTCTTTCGGAAAGGGATGCGTAATTAGCCACACAGATGCTATGAACAGTCAAATATCCAAGGATTTAATTGTTTTATTAAATGGCTGTAAATGGCTTCCTGCAAAAGACGCTAACAAGGCAACAAGTTCTTCTATAAATGTCGTATTTGAAGTGTCAAACGGACAGTTGGCAGGATACATACAACGAGTCGACACAAAGGCAATGAGCGAGAACATGAGCAACCCTGGAACACCAGAAATTTTCAACAAGCATTACAAATACAAAAACGTATCGCTGCCTTTATATGAAATCACAGTCTTGCAAAAAGAAAGTTCTTCGCTGCCAAATAACATGAGTATCCATTCCGTTGTAGATAAAAACGATATTGTTTGGTATGGAACATATAACGGTATTGTTCGGTTTGACGGAAATAAAATAATTCGACTCGATAAAAGTAATTCGCCTTTTGAAAAAGAAGAATCAATCAGTGCAATTGCAGTGGACAACGAAAACAACAAGTGGATTTCGTCAAACAATTCAATTTACAAGTTCAACAATGGTAACTGGACGAAGGTTGATTCGACAAAAACCGGATCTGGATGGACAAGAAACATAGTAGCTGTCGAAAACGGTGAAGTTCTATTTTGTACAAACAAGGGCTTGGTAATTTATCATAATGATCAATGGAGTCTGCTTAACCAAAAGCGAGTCAAGCAACTTCCTTCAAATGAAATTCTTTACGCCTATAAAGATAAAAAGCAGAGGTTGTGGGTTGGAACATACAAAGGTTCTATCATGATCGATGTAAACAATCGCATTACTGAATTCAATCAGAGTAAGACGCCGTTAAATCAAATATGTATATCCAAGGCCGTTGAAGATAGCGATGGTAATATTTATTTCGGACTTTATGATTATGAGCGCAGTCCGGTTCGAGACAGACCCAGAGCAGGTATCGCTGTATTTCGAAAAGACGGAACATGGATTCATTACAACGATACAAACTCAGGTCTTCCTGCTAACACAATTAATTCAGTTTTGTTCGACAAGTTTGAAAATGTTTTATGGATTGGAACAAATGATGCTGGCCTAGTAAGATTTGACCTAAAAGATATGTGGGAAAATTATCACAACTTAAACTCCAAAGTGCCTAGTTCATATACATTTGATCTATCGCAGGATTCGAAGGGTAACATATATGCATCGACATTTAACGGTATGATGAGACTCAGGAAAAAATAA
- a CDS encoding SET domain-containing protein, with product MALLEKYLFVKESTIPGAGKGLFTKIDIPKGTRVVEYKGRRTVWKEVKNDSTNYYIYTINRNNVIDARRTLSAHARYANDAKGLTRIKGITNNGVYVNEGNRAFIETTKDIPAGAEILVDYTKPYWDVMKENLRADGKWPVKKGMTKKAVTKKKAAVKKKATK from the coding sequence ATGGCATTACTCGAAAAGTATTTGTTTGTAAAAGAATCAACCATCCCCGGCGCAGGCAAAGGCTTGTTTACAAAGATTGACATTCCCAAAGGCACCCGCGTTGTCGAATACAAAGGCCGAAGAACCGTTTGGAAAGAAGTGAAAAATGATTCCACCAACTATTACATCTACACCATTAACCGCAACAACGTCATTGACGCACGACGCACTCTTTCGGCTCATGCCCGTTATGCAAACGACGCGAAAGGATTAACCCGCATTAAGGGCATTACCAATAACGGCGTGTACGTAAACGAAGGCAACCGTGCGTTTATTGAAACCACAAAAGACATCCCGGCAGGCGCCGAAATACTGGTGGATTACACAAAGCCTTACTGGGACGTGATGAAAGAAAACCTGCGGGCCGACGGCAAATGGCCGGTGAAAAAAGGCATGACAAAAAAAGCTGTGACAAAGAAAAAGGCGGCTGTGAAAAAGAAGGCAACGAAATAA
- a CDS encoding transposase: protein MRIEYHNLYTHLIFTTQNRFPIIQEKHRERIDKYITRIVNNHHSKLYSIYANPEHVHILLSRSPHLSEEDMATIVTDSSAKFINENSLCQGLFAWQQSASAFSVSKSDVDKVCKYILAQPEHHKKVSFAEEYNAFLKHYQQTIKWEIRKRASDARTWKLYQGNKVSSLQLLIATKGIRYCHHCCHHAKAIRLHRSPLKASFPLERTKGKRRFAFR, encoded by the coding sequence ATGAGAATTGAATACCACAACCTTTACACGCATCTCATTTTTACGACACAAAACCGCTTCCCCATAATTCAAGAAAAACACCGCGAACGAATAGACAAGTACATCACCCGAATTGTAAACAACCATCATTCAAAATTATACAGCATTTACGCTAATCCGGAACACGTTCACATTTTGTTATCTCGTTCACCGCATCTGTCAGAAGAAGATATGGCAACTATTGTTACAGATAGTTCTGCAAAATTTATAAACGAGAATTCTTTGTGTCAAGGTTTGTTTGCGTGGCAACAATCCGCGTCCGCCTTTTCGGTTTCAAAATCCGATGTAGACAAGGTTTGCAAATACATTTTGGCTCAGCCAGAGCATCACAAGAAAGTGAGTTTTGCAGAAGAATACAATGCGTTCTTAAAGCATTACCAACAAACGATTAAATGGGAGATAAGGAAACGGGCTAGTGATGCGAGAACGTGGAAACTCTACCAAGGTAATAAGGTGTCCTCTCTTCAATTGTTGATTGCTACTAAGGGAATAAGGTACTGCCATCACTGTTGTCATCATGCAAAAGCAATCCGTTTACACCGCTCACCCCTGAAGGCTTCCTTCCCGCTTGAAAGAACGAAAGGAAAACGCCGCTTCGCTTTTCGGTAA
- a CDS encoding GLPGLI family protein — protein sequence MKKFFLITATAFGLFAQAQTKEGKVVYERTVQLSNLRLGGGNLPPEIQAQMANLPKSRTDQFELLFTPEHSLYQFLPNAADDGGNQTFAAGGMMIQMRGGQNTTTYVDFARATQIDQREIMDKSFVVTDTLTKLQWKLSEETKPVLNFTAHKATATTINQRPRMTMENGQMKREMVADTAKVIAWYTTEVPVPAGPNYAGQLPGLILELDVNNGQSVTKAIEFSPKVDPKKIKVPNDGKKLTAAEFGKEREKMMEEMQKNMPQGARFRMQ from the coding sequence ATGAAAAAGTTTTTCCTGATAACCGCCACGGCTTTTGGCCTGTTTGCACAAGCGCAAACCAAGGAAGGAAAAGTGGTGTACGAACGCACCGTGCAGTTAAGCAACCTGCGGCTTGGCGGCGGCAACCTGCCTCCCGAAATTCAGGCGCAGATGGCTAACCTTCCCAAGAGCCGCACCGATCAATTTGAGTTGCTGTTCACACCCGAACATTCGCTCTACCAATTTCTGCCCAATGCGGCGGACGATGGAGGCAATCAAACGTTTGCTGCCGGGGGCATGATGATTCAAATGCGCGGCGGACAAAACACCACTACTTACGTTGATTTTGCCAGGGCCACGCAAATAGACCAACGCGAGATTATGGACAAAAGCTTTGTAGTAACCGACACGCTCACGAAACTGCAATGGAAGCTAAGCGAGGAAACAAAACCCGTTTTAAACTTTACCGCACACAAAGCCACGGCCACCACCATCAACCAGCGTCCGCGCATGACGATGGAGAACGGGCAGATGAAACGCGAGATGGTAGCGGACACGGCGAAAGTAATTGCCTGGTACACGACCGAGGTTCCTGTGCCCGCGGGTCCGAACTACGCCGGACAATTGCCCGGATTGATTTTGGAGCTTGATGTAAACAACGGGCAAAGTGTAACGAAAGCCATTGAGTTTTCGCCAAAGGTTGACCCCAAAAAGATAAAAGTGCCCAACGACGGAAAGAAATTAACCGCCGCGGAGTTTGGAAAGGAAAGAGAGAAGATGATGGAAGAAATGCAGAAGAACATGCCGCAGGGAGCAAGGTTTAGAATGCAGTAA